CTAGCTCGTGGATCGTACAgctcgtgggcttattttatTTGATGTCGGGTTCGTGGGCCTTGTTCATATCCagctcgtggactgtatgactcctgagttGTATGAATCGTGGGCCGTTTGACTCGTGGGCAGTATGGCtagtgggccgtatgactcgtggatgtctaTCTCGTGCGTGAAATGCACCCGATTTTCTCTGATATAAGTGATGGCACTCGGGAAGACCCATTCTATATCCAAGGTTGTGTCTGTCTTTCTCGCCATAGGTCATCGATGCGTTGTTGCCAATATGTCAACCACACCGTTCAATATTTACGGATTCAAGCTCGAGGACGGTTCTCCTCACATTGGTGGCGTGAATGATGTATTTGTGTTCGGAGGAAAGGTAAGTCGAGACAAGGAGCCGATTAACTTTATCATACGTTGTTGAACGTATTTAGACAGCACTGTGGGCAGGCGAgtggaaaaaaatacacaggaaCCTTTGGCTCTCTGAAGAAAAAGGAGTTCCAAACAATAACCTGTAAAAAGCAGGGTGAGGGGGAAGGGGATGGTGGATGGCAACGTGGATGGGGAGGGGAAGAGGGGGGAGTACCATTGACCCTTGACACAAACAAGAGCACAAAATCCCCCACCCCCAAGCAGCACCCCTTtctcataaaacacacacacacacatgcacacacaacacACCAAATATGGTCCTCGGCCTCTTCATAGTGCATTATGGCTGTAGGGAAGTGTGAGTGCGtatatgtgggtgtgtgtgtggggaggggggtcCCTAAAAAACCtatgaaaatctagatttcTCGGGCATTATGTTGTGATAATAGTAGTAGTGATgttcataataatgatataatgatgttgaaAGTATTCTTTTAGTTGAGAGAATTACACAATTACTGGTGCTACATGTTTTCAAAACAGCTTTCCTTCTTCGTCAGAGGAAAACCATTGGCTTAGAGTAGATGCTTatgtattcaaaataaaaatattactTTCAGAATAATATGTTTCTTAGTGCAATACAATTCCGGAAAGAGGTTATTTTTCTATCACATTAATCTTCTTTCCCCACTCCAAGTACAACGAGACCTACATCGGACAGGAGTACGTGCGTggcattttgaccaatcactGGCAGAATTGTATGTACATCGAGAGCGCGAATCAGACTTACCTGCTGGACTACTACTTCACTCTTCCCGGCCAACACACAGCGGGTGGCGGCGAGCAGATTCCAGTCCGAGCTACCATCAACGGAACGGGTGAGGCGATATTATGATAAGCATAACTGACCCACTGTCGCCATAGGCGATCATATGGGTGACCGTTTCAACCATATCATATTTCCAATAGTTCgtaaagaaaaatagaattttGATTGTCACAAATTATCAGTTTTTGGTATCGAGAAAATGCTGCTAACAAACAAAAGGATACCATGTAGTGTATTATTTAAATATTCGTGCACACCACtaaagttcccccccccccacgataTCGATATGAATTTGTGAAATATCAAGTACTTTCATTAAAAGCAGTCAATTATGTAAAATGTTGTTTCACATTTTATCTGATGTCCCATCAAGTCATTTGATATATGAATATTGGTATTCGTGTCAAATCATGTAATTTTGTGATCCAAGTAATACCTTAACAAATATCACTCTATTATACCTATAATGTGTTGACAGAGCTAATCTCTTGGGTCTGCATGTTGAGAACTGCATCTGTATATCATAACACAAGGTCATGCATTCTTCACTTCCATAGTCTTGTttcctcttacaaaaaaaaaaaaaaaaaatcaatgatatgaaTTACACGCATTATACATCAATCATATATACGATCTTGGAAAACGCATCGCAAAGGCCAGCTGGTACTTTGGGTGTGGTTCTTAACAATGTAGTCACTACCCACCAGAGTTGTCGATCACAGATCACTAAATCTATCCTCATCATCCGCCTCTCTTTGATCAGAAATACTATACGAGTAAATTTCGCTAAGCAGAGTGAATAAATACACTTTTCAAAACCATGCCTAGGAAGGTTACATATTGCAGGAAGAAGTGTCGAGCATCCAAGTTAATATCTACCTGAGATATCATCATAGAGTATTTGATCAATTCAATTAGTATTTCTTTACGATAAGACGCACAGAACGACTTGAGTACTCTTTGGTACACTAATCGCTAACTCGTCATGGCTGATGTTTGCAGCTCAAACTTATGTACCGACTCCAAGTGGCGATTTCATCCCAATCAACGAGTGGCACAGTTTCTATCACGTCTACGAGTTCTTCGAAGTCATTCCCGGACCAGTGGAGGATGAACGCGCCTTTGAGGTAactatgatggtgatgatgattgttgaatatattattattattatcattattatactggttatgataattatcattatcattatcaaaattgtCAGCATTATCATGGTCAATATCTATAAAGCTGCCACAGGTTCCTTTTATAATAATATTACAATGATGTAGATTAGCTTACCAAATAACAAAAATCCGTATACATAGTCagattgaaataaaacaaaacaaagtaacacaaagtATCATTATGACAAAGAATGAATCATCATATCACAAGCTTCtgacaattctttttttcatttatatgacaaaattatttttttaaacatatacacaaacacatgtgATAATGTGAGATCATGTTTACCTCTTTTCCTCTAAATTTAGTTCTGCAATATTCAATACTTGAGAGATTTCTGGTCCTTCTGTTATCACCACAattgtacaataaaaaaaaagcaacaacaaacaggATTATGACGTTAATAACGCCCAAGCAATAATATTCATTCCTGATTCGCATGCTAAATCTTAACATAATTACAGGAAAGCAACTGCTCAAATTTCGACTATACCCATTTTGGAGAAAtgaacatttatgaaatatatacggatttgtttacttttttcccTACAAAGTGTACAGTAGTACTTCATAGTATTTGAGTTTCAACAAAGCGTCTTTCGTTTGACAATCTTCATTAATTTTCTTGTACTGAACCCCGAATTACCAGCCATTATTTGAAAAGAGTTTTgataatgaaaaggaaaaatccCCGGAAAGGCTAACTGGCATTTCTGTGGACTCTGAAAACTGGAGTTGAGTATATAATTTGAACGTGATCCCCTTAAATCTGAATTCATTTGATTTCCGTCAGCCACCCCTCGGATATGTCTGTGAGAACCGAATCAGCGAACAGCCCTACCCCGACATGTTTGCCAACTTGGAATCATTTTCCATCGGCGTGGAGGTCGCTATACCGCTTGCGCAGAGGATCTACACTTTGTATGTAAGAAAGCGTTTCTGTTCATTTATTTACAATTTTATTTGTGCCCAAAATCAACatgaaaattttcattgcaATCACTTATATTTTGTACTCTCCGAGTCTCTGAAATTATTCAATCATCAAGAAATTTTCATCTTATACACAGTTGGATGTCTTGAGCCATACGTGTATGTTAATTTAATTCAAGTGAAACATCAAGATGggttacataattatattatatatcatgtcttgttcatttcagaaaatatctGCGATTCACTTTGAGATATGTGCTATGAATATCATACATCAATGCTCCGTTCACTTAGTTTGTGATGTATATAATTCGATGGCAGGAATACTACAACTACCCAGGAAACATCGTGGCCTACCAATATCAACCTTGGGGACTGACAGAGCCACAGGATCCCATCAAAGAGGTACATGACTACAACCTCGGTAAGTCACGAATCTTGAGTTATTTTGCCTGCAGCTACCCTATGACCGCCTCCAAAACTGTCGCATATATCACTTTAAGCTTTCCACATCTAAATGATTCTTGCGTCAACATGCTGGAAGATGTGCTCTAGTGTGAAAGTGAAATCAacatcaacacaaacacacacacagtcacactgTCCACACCTGGACAAACACTtagataaaagaaaatcaagacTTTCATGTAGATTCTCCAGTTTAATTCAATTCTGTCCAATTGAAtctaattcaatgcaattcgATTTAAAACTATAAAAGTAATAGTAATTCATAATAAGGTGATAAAAATTATCGAGATAATAATATAGCAAGATGATAGTACGTGTAAATATCATTCATCTTAACCTCACAATTTATTATgtgtttatatcatattttttatacATAATGTGTAGAATATTTGTAcacttttttgttgaaaatggcacgaataatgttatgaaatgaaacgaaatgaaacatCATAAAGATGTAAAGATCTACagtaaaatatcacatttttgtttttgctttttctctGTGCGGTCACCATCCAAATCAAGTTCCGTTTGAGATGTAATTTCTCCCTTTTCTATTTCTGCATCGTCTTTGAAATACAGGTCTTAGTTTCAAAATCGACCTCGTGAAATCAACATGCGCAATTGGTCCGATTCCGACTTACTCGGGCGAAGCGGGCAGGTCGGATGACGAGCACGTGTACTTGCGTTCCATCTCTAGTTTCTTACAACTTGGCAAGGTTAACTGGGTGTACGAAGGCAAGGTACGCTTATATACACACCAGTGTTCAATATTTACTATTTTCTGTGTTGGTTTGGTGTTTCTGCCACTAAAATATTAATGACGAGCCCTGTATGtgtctatgtatgtatgaaCATTTCATGTTCTTATCGCTTAGATGGATTTATAGCACGGATTTTTCAAGAGCGCTACTCCTGAAAACAAGAGTTTATAAGCAGAGAGGTGAAGATTTGTGGtataatttttcttcttatgAGTTAGAGGGagacaagatgaaaaaaaaaacaactactcATATTCCATAACTCTACTCAAGTTTCCAACTCACAATAAAGGTAAAGCATTCGAAAGATTTCTCTGCCAATAGAGAATTTTTGACCCGACTGTAAGAAGAGGTCAATTTGCCCCTTGTTGTGCAGGGTGTCCAGTATTGatcattatttcatatataaaaagaaaataggtaTAGGCAATACACAACACACATGACGGAACTTACTGCGCATAAATAGAGATTGACGTATACTCAATGTTTGGGTacgaaacaaaacataaagagCTTAGTTACATGCTAGTTTGACTTCAACTCCCAATGTACCCTTGGTGTCTTGGGGTTATACGGGGTATTATtcgaaatatgaataaaatcatAAAAACGAGGAAGTACGACAACCATATAGGTGCATTACACTGTTATTGCAGTCATATTTCCATTAGTGTTTATGTCCACATGTCAATGGTCCAATATTCCAAATTATCCTAAAATACTATCACGTATTTTTATCTCGCTCTTTACTTCATATTTGATGTAGTCAACATACCGGCAGATTCCAGTGGAATCATGGATCGCGCGAATGTACAACTACCCGGTGGCACCGGGAATAGAATCTAATGTGACTTTCGAGTACTTCTTTGCAAACGTGAGTGAAcaggcatataggcctactcaatatttgtatttgtatttgtattttattcGACTCTTCCGACCCCATtccggggtatgagagtacaacacATAAATACAATATATGGTCATTACAATATCAAAGAATACATGTTTGCGATATATTACAATGATGTATATAAAATAGTCTATCCCTACTAAACATGTACAGTGATATACAAATTGGCAAGCAAGGTTAACTAATCGTATGAACCATACGACCAAACAATCGTGATATACAACTACTAGAGATCGAGTATCACTGGATGCTTAATTTTTCTACCACTACGAgttacaatattttctttcttgactAAAGttattatttgtgtaaaagagTATCACTTATTATTCAGAATTATGCAAGTAATATGCGCAGCAATTCAGAGGTAAATATAGGTGTACATTCAAAAACATGCGGAGTTTACCTATCACTTTAAACACAATTAACCTTTGATACAAGTTCTCTAGAATGCACCTGCTGAAAATAGGCGGATTTCCTATTTGATAAAGCACTCTCGTATTGGTATCAAAATCACAAAGTGAACTTTTCCGTGAGCATTTGTTTGCTCCGACCTCTTTACGATATTATACTTTCTAATTCTTCCCCCGAGgcacattggaaaaaaaaaagagaagaaaatatccCGACATAGTGTAGTTTACTGTCATGAGCATGCTTTTGATGCAATAGGTATGCTACTCGTATGAATGTTACATTCTAATGCGTTTGATTATTCTCCCTTCTGTGACGTAATTAGGAAAGTTGGAGTTCGGAAGCCGCGCTGCACCATGCAGTCAATGAAATTCCCATCGCTGTTGATGTGTCAGTTTCTACAAGGGTAAGAAAATACAATTATGTAGATGATAATTCGTTTCCTTCACAAAGGATTCACCATCCCTTTGATATCTGCGAAGATTAAACAGGCTATCATCATTAGTTAGGGGCTGTCTACATTCTTAATACTGTATCTGATACTGATTCACACATGTAGGGGAGACCGGGTCTAGTTGttacaattttcacatttttaggtCTGTACAAAAAACGAATAGAGGAATCGGCTTCATTTTTGCTGTGAGGATACCTTATTTCCTCCTTTACTTAAAAACAGTACAAACTTTGGAAGTCCAGATAATATAAACAAGATATTACGTAATTaataaacacaaaattttgtaaCAACTTTCCCCGATGTTGGGGTAGGTTGTTACAGCACATGGGGTACTTTGTTACACCGTAGAAAGTCAACTCAAATCGGGTAATGCAGATCTGACGTGTTAGGTAATTCTTAATATTAACCTGTCTGGGTGTGCATGTTAGCCTGTGCTGGGGTGTATGAGTGTGTtgggtgtctgtgtgtgtgtgtgtgtgtgtgtgtgtgtgtgtgtgtgtatatacaacCATAAATTCAATTGAAAGTGCATTGGGGTAAGTTGTTACACCACTCGATTCTCCAGACGGGTCAAGTTGTTGTAACAACTTGACCCAGTGCgttttcaaaaacttttcacacGTGTGGCcaataaacaatcaaacatcACGTGTTGCTACTTTCACCAAAAGACAGCCAAAACACGCTTCTTTCAACCACATACCCATCACTTACTGGAGAAGAATGGATTTggtgtaataaagaaaaatcgaatttttcaaaattttactcggAGAggtaaaaaagtgttttttggaCCTACCTTCTACATGTGACGTCCAGGTAACGCCAGATTTCGCATGCAGAGATCGTTGGCTATacgttttgatttgatattacttGTATAACGCCATCTTTTGATCATAATAGAGAAAATGACAGTGTAACAACTAGACCCGGTCTCTCCTACCTCATATTGTATCAGTATGATTGTTCATGCAATGTACTAATTATTTGGAATTTCGTTTTGTCTTCATCTTGGCAACGTACTCACCGTgctgcaaaaataaatgaatgcatAAATAGACACATGGATAAATGTACAAAGTAAATGTACCAgccatttttgttgattttttaataacaataattcctttgatttttgtcatattcttttctttttcctgaggggactgcaaaatacaagctaaAATCTTCAGCAGTCTTCCCCCTTTCCAACAGCCTTCCAAATTATCCCCATTGTTTGACACAAAGGTAACTAATTCCATGACTTAGTTTAAAGTTTGCTACGTTTGTCATGTAGAAATTCATTCATggatgtaaatatttgaattgttttgtatttattaTAATCAAATTGTGTCGATGAATGTATgtaaattggtttgaaatgaaaaatagataaaaagaaatttaatgaaaatacacacaaaaaaaaagagcaaatggTATTataatttgtcatttgtgtgCAGGATAACATACCGGCATACACGAACTACATCGCGTCACAGAATTTCTTCGCGTTCAATTTGGGGGCCTTTAATCCGTATATGCACGACGTCAGCATGTGCTATGACTCATCCGACAGCAAAGAACTAGCCGTCAATATGAAAGACAAATGTGAGTTTGGTTTGGTGTAAGTTAAAGATGACTTGTCGGGGGATGTCTCCACTTTGCCCAATTCATCATGTAGTTCTAAAGCCACTAATACTAAACAAGCAGTTTACCTCATTGTTATGTCAAGTATTATGTCGATTTGTTTAATAAACGCATTCTAGCTTTACTCGGCTTGGGTAATTCCTGACTTTGAGGGTGAAAAGCTATCACAGCACTCTTTAACACTAAAGAGAGGAAGGCTAAAAGCTTTGGAAGATCGtcgagagtaaaaaaaaaaaataaaaaaataaaaaaaaagaagatgttgTTCTCGAGTGGGAGTTCTACGGACTGGATGTCAAACCTAATCCACTTACCGAGTTGTAGTCTGTACGAATCAGGTTCTAACAATTTGGTTTCTTCTTTTCCATTGTTCATATTATCCGTTTACTTGCTTTATTTCTTTCAGACGTTATAATGAATTTAGACTAATGCATTAGACTTCTAAAATATAGTAATTTAGATGTTGCTCCCActctatctgttttttttttctctcttcttcctctttgtGTAGTCCTTTATGATCAGTACGTCCAAAATAGTTCCAACTCGTTCTATTTTGGCGTGGTGAACAGTCTCGCTAGGGCAGCCAACGTCACGTCAAGTAGGATAACAAATCCGTTGGTAAGTATTATGTACCAGGAGCGAAAATGAGCAAGTAAAGTAAATATAGCAGGTCAAATACCGAACTCTCAATGGTACAGTCCAAGACAATGCTTGTCTCTCGTTTCATTCCTTCACTAACTTGTAAAAACTGTCAGTTTGTTTGCCGTTATTTACCTCTAATTTTCATGTGAAATTTTGGTAATCAAAGTTCACGCAAAAGCTAGACTCTGCTTTTGAACTCGAATAAGATGTTTACAGATAATATATTACTTAGTGTATGTGAGATGAACCGGTAAATCACAAAGTAATGTCaccacaaccccccccccccccttttcaatTCCGTTTCTCGATGTTCTGGTTGTAAAAGCTAATTGGATATTTCCATATTGACCTTATTATgtccaataatatgtcaaattatgtccaataataattatattcttaCAATCCCGTGTTTGTTCCGCTTTGTCGTAGGCTGTGGAAGGAAGCGACGGGATTATGACAATCTACTTCCTGTTGCTGGGGATTCCTCCGGTAGAGGGCGACGTTCTGAATGTGACCCAGCAAATCACCCTCGAAGACTCGTATACAAAACTGGAAACGGCCGTCAATACTGGTCTTATGATCACATTCCGACATCAGGCAGAGGTACAGTGATACGAAAAGTCAAGTGACGTCATAATTCATAGATCTATCTATGTACCAGTCCTATTATAAGCAAATCTAGGTGTAATAGAAATGCAGGAGACCATTATCACTGTATGATAAGTAAATGCTTGACAAGTAACAGCGTATAATACGCTCATAGATGATCCAGTCACCACTCACTGATCTGATGCCGAGTGAGGAAACAAAATTGAATGCGGAATGGTACATTGTGCCAACTGTAGAGAGTTTGTGTGTAAAAAAAGCgaagtgttgtgtgtgtttaagAATGTTAATGATTATGTTTGTTATATATGCAAAGTTCGAGGCCATTTCTTGAATACTGAGAGTGAATATATTTAGTTAGATATATCTAGTTTCATCAAGGGATCTACAAGTAGCCTTCATTGAATGTCAAAACAGTGTTATCACACTTGCTTAAACTTACCTACTATCACTAAATTCAATCTATGTATGCTCTGCAATCTTCATTAGATGGTGAGTCTAGAGGTTGCGAGCAAAACTCTTCGTGCCGATTTCTACGAGACATCCACCTCGTCCGGATATTCTGTGGGTGAGTTAAACCGCGCCTTCTTGTGTGATCAGCATCAACAATGATGATTccttttatgatgatgataataataataataataataataataataataataataataataataataatgataataataacaatgataataataataataataataataataataataataataatgataatgataataataataataataataataatgataataacaggaacaacaatgataccaaaataatGTAACATAATGATACTCCGCTCAATCCACTCTGAAGAATGCTCAtgcataatgaaaacaaaaagatttaAGTGCATCTTCAATCACCTATGTTtcctttatcattatttcaaatgATTTCTTACACAAGAGACATGACCAGACGTAGACTCTGTCCATATTGTATTAATAATTTAATTCAACTCTATACCTACGTTGAATTACCTTGCGAGTGAAAACAATCTAATAATGCTGGTCGGTTTGCCCCTGTTAATTCCCTTCATAAAGAACGTCTCTTCGGAATA
The DNA window shown above is from Diadema setosum chromosome 14, eeDiaSeto1, whole genome shotgun sequence and carries:
- the LOC140238030 gene encoding uncharacterized protein; this translates as MTTCQDQLRGFLLKALLVMAILSAAGAAPDPSVCIPKPPTGEGPPLPKLPSQYTLRIEGNIVTKNYSLEMQEYYDEPGNRGAADTLSRGFESHTSYDYKTGQSITTFGHRCVVANMSTTPFNIYGFKLEDGSPHIGGVNDVFVFGGKYNETYIGQEYVRGILTNHWQNCMYIESANQTYLLDYYFTLPGQHTAGGGEQIPVRATINGTAQTYVPTPSGDFIPINEWHSFYHVYEFFEVIPGPVEDERAFEPPLGYVCENRISEQPYPDMFANLESFSIGVEVAIPLAQRIYTLYEYYNYPGNIVAYQYQPWGLTEPQDPIKEVHDYNLGLSFKIDLVKSTCAIGPIPTYSGEAGRSDDEHVYLRSISSFLQLGKVNWVYEGKSTYRQIPVESWIARMYNYPVAPGIESNVTFEYFFANESWSSEAALHHAVNEIPIAVDVSVSTRDNIPAYTNYIASQNFFAFNLGAFNPYMHDVSMCYDSSDSKELAVNMKDKFLYDQYVQNSSNSFYFGVVNSLARAANVTSSRITNPLAVEGSDGIMTIYFLLLGIPPVEGDVLNVTQQITLEDSYTKLETAVNTGLMITFRHQAEMVSLEVASKTLRADFYETSTSSGYSVGALVGMGIGMFVCGALIVGAVFFAMSRMSKGPFSYKTQE